From the genome of Verrucomicrobiales bacterium:
CCAGGGTAGCTCGTTCCTCCCAACCCTGGGCTTTGAGGCGCAATCCCGTTGGGATAGGGAGGAAGCCCTCCGAACTTGTGGGTAATGCTCAGGGCACGACACCGCTTTTCCTCCACGCCACAAATCCATGAGCGATCCACCCTGCCAAAGGTCCCACACGAACCCCAAGGAAGACCGCGACCTCTGAGGGGTAGAAACAGTCCCATTTCCGTCATCCCTCCCGGCTCCGCATCGCGTCCATTGCGTCCATCGCGGTTTAAAACTCGGGCCTTCCGTGTCCGGCCGTGCCTTAGTAGCTTTGTGTGATAAACTCCCTCACAAAAGACCCGAGTGCCCCATTTCAAGGCAGCCGCCCCACAGAAAAGCGCCTCGCCGCAGGGTCTGGATTCGGAAGCCCCTGACACCCTTTGATTTTGACCAAAAAGAGCCTTGCCATTTGATCGAAAGAACCTTTAATTGGGGGCTCTTCTTGGCGGCTGGATAGCTCAGTTGGTAGAGCAGAGGACTGAAAATCCTCGTGTCGGCGGTTCAATTCCGTCTCCAGCCACCACTTTCAAAAACCCCAATCGATCGGCGGATCGATACCATCGGAAGACGATCAGGCAGAAACATTGAAATGCGTTCGGAGGTGCGGTAAGCATCGCGTATGCTTCACAAGATCCTCCTGGTTTTGGTGGCCTGGGTCACAAGTTCATCCGTCGCACTCGCAGTCACCAACGAGCCCGTGCGCGTCTTCATGCCCGACGGCCAATTCAAGTCGCATTTGTTGCGGGTGTTCGTCACCAAGGATCTTACGCAAGCTGACAAACCCGTCCTGAGCCTGCTGTCGGGAGAATACCTCCTCAAGCAGCGGGCGAATGGTTTTGCACAGGAGGCGCCAGCCGTTGAAGTCGCTCGATTTCAAAACTGGACGGAGCAGAGCCCGACCGGAATCCACATCCCGCACACCGGCACGCTACTCCTTTTCGATCTGCGAGCGACCCCGTTTCCGTTCATCAAGGCATGCATCAGGCCAGACGACCTACATGCTGCCCAAGTTTCTGGACAAACCAAAGTGAACCGGTTGGTGAAGGATTTCCACCATCCGAATTACGGCGCGTGCTCGAGACGACTGCGATGGATGTGGAGTCGGAGGTGTAGGCTCTGCATCAACTCCGTTACGGTTCTGTGGTCGAGGATCGCGCAGGGGGAGGGGGTTTGTCCTTAGAAACGATGCACAACCTTGAATCTGTTTTTAGGTGATCCCTTAGGTGATCGGCCCCTTCGCCGATACCTCATTTGTGGAGACTCGAATCAAAACATCACTCAATCGCGTCAGGATGACCTGCACCTCAGCATTAGCCATCCTCTTACTCCTGGCAAGCGCCCCGGACAGTCATGCCAAGAAGCAAAACTGCGAGCTTTGCCAGCGAGCCATCGCCGACGGCGACAATATCATGATCATGAAGGACAAAGTTCGCAATGTGAAGAAGTCCATTTGTGAAACCTGCTCCAAGCTGGAACATACGTGCACGTTGTGCAACATGCCGATCTATGACAAAAACTATACCGATCTTGGGGACGGCCGGATCTTTTGCAGCCTCGACTCCAAAGATCTCATCATGGATGACGCTCAGGCGGGGCCGATTTTCGACGGGGTCAAAATTGACCTGCAACGCATTTTTGCCCAGTGGGCGCCTGTCCCCGATAAAGGGATAAGCATCCATGTGGTCAGCCAGAAGGAGTTTATCAACGCTCACCGGGACAGCCCCTACAGCCCCGATGCAGACGGATTGCTCGGCATCACCATCTCCAGGAAACCCTCCGCCACCGAATGGGTTCACCAGATCTACATCCTCAAAGGACTCGGAACGGCCCAGTTTACCGCCGTCGCTGCCCACGAAGGAGCCCATGTCTGGCTCAATGAACATGGCACTAGAATTCCTGCTTTGCACGCCGATGCTCGTGAGGGCTTCTGTGAGTTCATCGCCCGCCAAGTGATGTTAGACCGGTCAGTCGGCGATGAGGTGAAGCGCATTGAGAAGAACAACTATTCCCGCGGACAAATCGATGCGTTTATTCAGGCC
Proteins encoded in this window:
- a CDS encoding protein DA1, with the translated sequence MTCTSALAILLLLASAPDSHAKKQNCELCQRAIADGDNIMIMKDKVRNVKKSICETCSKLEHTCTLCNMPIYDKNYTDLGDGRIFCSLDSKDLIMDDAQAGPIFDGVKIDLQRIFAQWAPVPDKGISIHVVSQKEFINAHRDSPYSPDADGLLGITISRKPSATEWVHQIYILKGLGTAQFTAVAAHEGAHVWLNEHGTRIPALHADAREGFCEFIARQVMLDRSVGDEVKRIEKNNYSRGQIDAFIQADTRYTFHRTIDWVLNGADTYLNTDKLDRLLVLREGVKPLQPHQPKEAISSIPSTVTQPSAPTATSPPVPDQLVLKGISRAGRSSLALINNRTLGVGEQAKVRIGESSVVIKCLSINAQSVVVQWEGTNRKQELVLSGP